One genomic window of bacterium includes the following:
- a CDS encoding ATP-binding protein gives MRIQKRHNETIWYANLEFREWFVLATSLLVAFAVAIIGVIINFNEKLARFFRPHADSILVQFVINFLVLWVIILLISSYIRWRRAALKNEELEDIIASISPDVLLVVDPNRNILTTSVSVLRMFGHHPREVLGRKTDLIYSDRRNSTSNKHEIYDALEREGFHIGWATGKRKDGRTFPLEIISGVLKRHGGSVLLLRDITERKNAEELLLEREMQLRQSQKMEALGLLAGGVAHDFNNLLTSILGFGSLAVEALPEGHSAKLDVQEVLNSAERAAKLTAQLLAIGRRQSLQIQCMNLNESVAGMVLLLKRTLGEDIALDIQMSPEPEFIEADSGGIEQVILNLAVNARDAMPKGGTLRIKTHCVTLDKGYCDAHVSVEPGRYGVLEIKDSGCGMAPAVQEHIFEPFFTTKERGRGTGLGLSMVYGIVRQCHGYIEVDSQVNAGTEFRIYLPSAEGVTVTGGGDSTAQVKVGSETILVVEDDAPVRGCTQRILTELGYQVLAVASPEEALKICSDVSKSIHLIISDIVLPGMSGSVLLKQIKSFRPDVKVLYVTGFDQESAIKYGVDPVFDHILVKPYKQAALAGKLREILNTERIPVEV, from the coding sequence ATGAGAATACAAAAGCGCCATAACGAAACAATCTGGTATGCAAACCTGGAATTCCGGGAGTGGTTTGTGCTGGCTACGTCACTGCTGGTGGCCTTCGCTGTAGCCATCATTGGGGTGATCATCAATTTCAATGAAAAATTAGCAAGGTTTTTCCGTCCTCATGCAGACTCGATATTGGTTCAATTTGTGATCAACTTTCTCGTGTTATGGGTGATTATTCTATTAATTTCTTCATATATTCGATGGCGTCGAGCCGCCCTGAAAAATGAGGAGTTGGAGGATATTATTGCATCCATCAGTCCTGATGTGCTTCTGGTGGTGGATCCCAATCGGAACATTTTAACGACGAGTGTGTCTGTATTGCGTATGTTCGGGCATCATCCCCGAGAGGTGTTGGGACGCAAGACGGATCTGATTTATTCTGACCGGCGTAACTCGACAAGTAACAAACACGAAATTTATGATGCGCTGGAACGGGAAGGTTTTCATATAGGGTGGGCGACGGGGAAACGGAAAGACGGGCGAACCTTCCCTTTGGAGATCATTTCCGGAGTCTTGAAGCGACATGGCGGCAGTGTTTTGCTGCTTCGGGATATTACTGAACGGAAAAATGCTGAGGAATTATTGTTGGAAAGGGAAATGCAACTTCGCCAATCCCAGAAGATGGAAGCGTTGGGATTGTTGGCAGGCGGGGTGGCGCATGACTTTAATAATTTACTGACCTCCATTCTCGGGTTTGGATCATTGGCGGTGGAGGCCTTACCTGAAGGTCATTCTGCGAAGTTGGACGTTCAGGAGGTTCTCAACAGTGCCGAGCGAGCGGCAAAGTTGACGGCGCAACTGTTAGCGATCGGGCGACGACAAAGCCTGCAGATCCAATGCATGAATCTGAATGAATCGGTGGCGGGAATGGTGTTGTTGTTAAAACGCACCTTGGGCGAGGATATTGCGCTTGATATTCAGATGAGTCCGGAACCTGAATTCATTGAGGCGGATTCTGGAGGTATTGAACAGGTCATTCTCAATCTGGCCGTAAACGCCAGGGATGCCATGCCCAAAGGGGGCACCTTACGGATAAAAACCCACTGCGTTACATTGGATAAAGGGTATTGTGATGCCCATGTGTCGGTTGAGCCCGGTCGCTATGGGGTGCTCGAAATAAAAGATTCCGGATGCGGTATGGCCCCGGCGGTTCAGGAACATATTTTTGAACCATTTTTTACAACCAAGGAGCGGGGGAGGGGAACCGGGCTTGGGCTGTCCATGGTCTATGGCATTGTGCGCCAGTGTCACGGGTATATTGAGGTGGATAGCCAAGTCAATGCGGGGACTGAATTCCGTATTTATTTACCCTCCGCTGAAGGGGTGACGGTAACGGGTGGGGGCGATTCCACAGCACAAGTTAAGGTGGGGTCAGAAACTATTCTGGTTGTGGAGGATGACGCCCCTGTGCGGGGTTGTACGCAACGGATTCTGACGGAATTAGGATATCAGGTGCTGGCTGTTGCGAGCCCTGAAGAAGCACTGAAAATCTGTTCGGATGTTTCCAAATCGATTCATCTGATCATATCCGATATTGTCCTTCCGGGAATGAGCGGGTCTGTTCTCCTGAAGCAAATCAAGAGTTTCAGGCCGGATGTTAAGGTCCTTTATGTCACTGGTTTTGATCAGGAATCTGCAATAAAATATGGGGTCGATCCCGTTTTTGACCATATTCTTGTGAAACCCTATAAACAGGCAGCCTTGGCTGGTAAATTGCGCGAAATCCTGAATACTGAAAGGATCCCTGTTGAAGTATGA
- a CDS encoding prepilin-type N-terminal cleavage/methylation domain-containing protein, with amino-acid sequence MKKMKQGFTLVEIMIVVAIIGLLAAIAIPSFMKARTTSQANACINNLRMIEAGKEQWALATKQPANADADANKAAVLAYVKNPVSATNCPGGGTITFNVVGTNAACNQAGHVLAD; translated from the coding sequence ATGAAGAAGATGAAACAAGGTTTTACACTGGTGGAGATTATGATTGTGGTCGCGATCATCGGTTTGTTGGCCGCGATTGCAATTCCTTCATTCATGAAGGCCAGAACTACTTCTCAGGCCAATGCTTGTATCAATAACTTGCGCATGATTGAAGCCGGTAAGGAACAGTGGGCTTTGGCAACGAAGCAGCCGGCGAATGCTGATGCTGACGCTAATAAGGCGGCGGTTTTGGCCTATGTCAAGAATCCTGTTTCTGCGACGAACTGTCCTGGTGGCGGCACGATTACCTTTAACGTTGTCGGCACCAATGCGGCCTGCAATCAGGCTGGACATGTTTTGGCGGACTAA
- a CDS encoding HPr family phosphocarrier protein, with the protein MIERTATIRNGQGIHCRPSAKIVTEASRHPCLIRVLAESGEADLRSLLSLVSLGLQEGSTIRIQVTGEDESDVCNRIVDLFETQFDFPPLSADGRSMVLNSLSTD; encoded by the coding sequence ATGATTGAGCGAACGGCCACAATTCGAAATGGGCAGGGGATTCATTGCCGGCCTTCAGCAAAAATTGTGACTGAGGCCAGCCGACATCCCTGTCTAATTCGCGTTCTGGCAGAATCCGGTGAGGCGGATTTACGCTCCTTACTGTCACTTGTATCATTGGGACTTCAGGAGGGGAGTACAATTCGGATTCAGGTTACTGGTGAAGATGAATCGGACGTCTGTAATCGTATTGTGGATTTATTTGAGACGCAATTTGATTTTCCGCCGCTATCCGCAGATGGCCGGAGTATGGTGCTTAATTCATTAAGCACTGACTAA
- a CDS encoding sigma-54 dependent transcriptional regulator: MPRILLIDDEPRMLSLLNTILKGEGYTLTPVQDSSKVPELLNTEIFDLMITDIRMTPIDGLELLKKARQVRPSMPVIILTAYGSVETAIEAMKLGTFDYVTKPFKMDELLITIQRALEYSRALSENIELKEELVGRYKFENIVAESAAMRNVCEMIKRVAPADTTVLITGESGTGKELVAKAIHLNSRRKDKRFVAVNCAALPEALLESEMFGHMKGAFTGASSNKDGLFETANGGTLFLDEIPSMPLSIQGKLLRVLQEKEIRRVGGNDDIQVDVRVIAATNTSLEAMIKKGTFREDLYYRLSVIPIDIKPLRERQEDVLPLVYHVLRNETGEGREIPKLMPEVRDILERYSWPGNVRELENAMKHAITFAQDNKITLEVLPPRILNQVKPVERMGGAPEGAADTFKNKSLKTFLREREKEYLEQVLAASKGDKEKAAKSLKISLATLYRKLPEE; this comes from the coding sequence ATGCCGCGAATTTTGCTTATTGATGATGAACCCAGGATGCTGAGTCTATTGAATACTATCCTTAAGGGAGAAGGGTATACCCTCACTCCCGTCCAAGATAGCAGCAAAGTTCCTGAGTTATTAAATACGGAAATCTTTGATCTCATGATCACGGATATTCGTATGACTCCTATTGATGGCCTTGAGCTTCTCAAAAAGGCCCGGCAAGTTCGACCTTCAATGCCCGTCATTATTTTGACCGCCTACGGGTCTGTCGAAACGGCTATTGAGGCTATGAAATTAGGGACCTTTGATTATGTCACCAAACCTTTCAAGATGGATGAGTTATTGATAACCATTCAGCGTGCTTTGGAATATAGCCGGGCACTTTCAGAGAACATTGAACTCAAGGAAGAATTGGTCGGGCGCTATAAATTCGAAAATATTGTAGCCGAAAGTGCGGCCATGCGGAACGTGTGTGAAATGATCAAGCGTGTTGCTCCTGCGGATACTACGGTTTTGATCACCGGGGAGAGTGGAACAGGGAAGGAGTTGGTAGCCAAGGCGATACACCTGAATAGTCGTCGAAAAGATAAGCGTTTTGTGGCGGTCAATTGTGCGGCTCTTCCAGAAGCACTCCTTGAATCTGAAATGTTCGGGCATATGAAAGGGGCTTTTACGGGGGCTTCATCCAATAAGGATGGACTTTTCGAGACAGCTAATGGGGGTACACTTTTTTTGGACGAGATCCCTTCCATGCCCCTCAGTATCCAAGGTAAGCTTTTGCGGGTTCTTCAGGAAAAGGAAATCCGGCGGGTGGGCGGAAATGATGATATTCAGGTTGATGTCCGTGTGATTGCGGCGACAAATACCAGTCTTGAGGCCATGATTAAAAAGGGAACATTTCGTGAGGATCTCTATTATCGTCTGAGTGTTATCCCTATTGATATTAAGCCTTTGCGTGAACGTCAGGAAGATGTTCTCCCTCTTGTCTACCATGTCTTGCGTAATGAAACTGGAGAAGGGCGCGAAATTCCTAAATTGATGCCTGAAGTTCGCGATATACTGGAGCGTTATTCATGGCCGGGAAATGTGCGGGAACTTGAGAATGCCATGAAGCATGCAATCACTTTTGCGCAGGATAACAAAATCACACTGGAAGTTTTGCCGCCTCGGATTTTGAACCAAGTCAAACCCGTCGAGCGTATGGGAGGGGCCCCGGAGGGAGCTGCAGATACCTTCAAAAATAAATCACTGAAAACCTTCCTGCGTGAGCGCGAAAAAGAATATCTTGAGCAGGTTTTGGCGGCATCAAAAGGGGATAAGGAAAAAGCGGCCAAATCGTTAAAGATCAGTTTGGCGACGCTTTATAGGAAATTACCTGAAGAATAA